One stretch of Paenibacillus sp. FSL R5-0341 DNA includes these proteins:
- a CDS encoding LacI family DNA-binding transcriptional regulator — translation MAKRVTMQQIADAAGVSKFAVSRALTGKPGVSEHTREMIVRTAGQLGYFRTEPKRYPGETPMSAEMKPEAERQGTVLILFPNIRSQNRSSLYWGPVFDGISDRLNEKGLDILTLTEPSSDRMFSVLNPEAISGVITVGTISISVLLEIYRLRIPLVMVDHEDPAIYADSVFTDNMKCMKELVLMLVGKGYRRFQFAGQLPDAASFRERWLAYRTVLEEKQLEGDQQEDLLGPEYEQIRRSIAEMKLEDIPEVIVCANDHTAVIVLQALRSRGIQVPERCAVTGFDNTQTDEPILASVHINKENLGTRAVDQLLWRIEHLDEPYERKLIYSELIIRDEYNASIQ, via the coding sequence ATGGCCAAAAGAGTAACGATGCAGCAAATTGCGGATGCTGCGGGGGTGTCCAAATTCGCAGTCTCGCGTGCGTTGACGGGCAAGCCTGGTGTAAGTGAACATACACGCGAGATGATTGTCAGAACGGCGGGGCAGCTCGGGTATTTCAGAACCGAACCGAAGCGTTATCCGGGTGAGACACCGATGTCAGCAGAGATGAAACCAGAAGCAGAGCGGCAAGGCACTGTATTGATTTTGTTTCCTAACATTCGTTCTCAGAATCGATCTTCCTTGTACTGGGGGCCTGTGTTCGATGGCATTTCGGATAGGCTGAATGAGAAGGGATTGGATATTTTAACGTTAACAGAACCCTCTTCAGATCGGATGTTCTCGGTTCTTAATCCAGAAGCGATCAGCGGAGTCATTACCGTGGGCACGATCTCGATATCGGTATTGCTGGAGATATACAGGCTGCGTATTCCGCTTGTGATGGTGGACCATGAAGACCCCGCCATATACGCAGACTCGGTTTTTACGGACAATATGAAATGTATGAAAGAATTGGTTCTCATGCTCGTAGGAAAAGGGTACAGAAGGTTCCAGTTTGCCGGGCAACTGCCTGATGCAGCAAGCTTTCGAGAACGCTGGCTTGCATATCGTACGGTGCTGGAAGAGAAGCAGTTGGAGGGGGATCAGCAAGAAGACTTACTGGGACCAGAGTATGAGCAGATCCGGAGATCTATTGCTGAAATGAAGCTTGAGGATATCCCTGAAGTGATTGTATGTGCGAATGATCATACGGCTGTTATTGTCCTTCAGGCACTTCGAAGCCGAGGTATTCAGGTACCTGAACGCTGTGCCGTAACCGGGTTTGACAATACGCAGACAGATGAGCCTATTCTCGCTTCGGTGCATATTAACAAAGAGAACCTGGGCACGAGAGCGGTAGATCAGCTGTTGTGGCGAATCGAACATCTGGATGAACCTTATGAACGCAAGCTGATCTATTCGGAATTGATTATTCGAGATGAATATAACGCCAGTATACAGTAA